From the genome of Setaria viridis chromosome 1, Setaria_viridis_v4.0, whole genome shotgun sequence:
tgcccgagaagatgggaagctgggacacggattcacgttggccgattcattagaaatgatagacttaggtgatggcaccaaaccaaggccgacatatattagtgcaaatttggattcGGAATACAAAtgcaaattgacaaatttattaagagaatttaaggattgctttgcttgggaataccatgagatgcccggattagaccaatctattgttgagcatcggttacccctaaagccggggtatcggccgtatcaacagcctgcacggcggtgtaatcctaaaatcctaccagacataaaggccgaaataacgcggctaattgaagcgaaatttattcggcaatgccgttatgccgaatggatctccaacattgtaccagtatacaagaagaacggaaagctacgcatatgcgtcgatttcaggaacctcaatcaggccacaccaatggacggataccccatgccgacggccgatgtgctgatagatgccgccgcaggacacaaggttattagtttcatggatggaaacgctgggtacaatcagatactaatggccgaagaggacttatccaaaacggccttcagatgcccgggtcaccttggtttattcgagtgggtggtaatgactttcggtttgaagaacgccggcgctacgtatcagagagccatgaattacatatttcacaaacttatcggcatactagtagaaatttacatcgacgacgtcgtagtcaaatcaaaaggacaccaagAGCACTTGGCCGATTTGCGACAAGTACTGGAATGCACgtagaaacatgggctgaagatgaacccgaataagtgtgccttcggtgtgtccgccggacaattcttaggattcatggtgcatgaacggggaatagaaatcaaccagaagaccatagcggccatcaataaagtcgtggccccgtagaataaaactgagttgcaatctctaatcggcaaggtgaatttcatcaggagattcatatctaatctgtctgggcggatccaagccttcacaccattattaaagttgaagcccgaccaggagttcatatggggagaagagcaacgcaaggcattaggagatatcaagcagtacttggtctcaccaccagtattggtcccacctcaaactagtaagccgtttaaactatatttatcagccgatgaacgagctatcgggtcagctctagtccaggagttcgagggaaaggaacgggtaatttattatgtcagtagaagacttctggacgccgagacaaggtatcctccagtagagaggttgtgcctatgcctttacttctcatgcaccaaactcaggcactatttgctatcggcagaatgtgtggtcgtatgcaaagacgacgtggtaaaatacatgctatcattgccgattttgaaaggacgaatcggaaaatggattttAGCTTTGTCGGAGTTTGAACTTCGATAttaatcggcaaaagccgttaagggtcaggtcatggccgatttcgttgcccagcactgtggaccagaggctaccttcgtggaaccagtaccttggaccttatactttgatggatcatcatgtggggccggatcaggaatcggcatcgtcctcatatcgcctcggggggcaagctatgatttctctctgccgatagaagcatccgccactaacaatcaagcagaataccgagctgtgttgaaggggttacaattattaagggaagtcaagggtggggccggatcaggaatcggcatcgtcctcatatcgcctcggggggcaagctatgatttctctctgtcgatagaagcatccgccactaacaatcaagcagaataccgagctgtGCTGAAGGGTTAcaattattaagggaagtcaaggctaaCTCTGtcaaaatttttggggattccatgcttatcgtggatcaattaacagggaggtccgaatgcaaggacgatgtgttgaggatttattacgaagattgcctgcagcttctgaaagaattcaagtctgcagttattgagcacatcccaaggaatcacaaagaggatgccaacaagctcgcccaacatgcaTCTGTGTATCGGTCGAtccaaggcgctatggctctagacctcgcggccaatgactggcgaaaagagatcgccaattacctgaaagatccatctaagaaagtggatcggcgggtacgatttcatgctaccaaatatgtgttactggaagatgacttgttctaccgaacaattgatggcgtcctactcaagtgtctaggaacggaggaggctaagactctgatgggagaaatccacgaaggagtgtgtggagcccaccagtcggcacataagatgaaatggatgattaggaataatgggtactactggccgacgatcctcgaagattgcttcaaatattataaaggatgcctggattgtcagaaatacgggaatatCCAACATGCGCCCGCATCGgtcatgaatcccattatcaagccgttcagaggttggggaatagacctcatcggccaaatatatcctccgtcaagcaaagggcacaagttcattctggtggccacagattatttcaccaaatgggtggaggcgattccgctaaaggccgtaacatcggccgctatggttgactttgtaagggaccatatcgtctaccgtttcggcattccccagactatcacgtccgatcaaggaacgatgtttacgtCAGGAGAATTCAAAgaattcacggccgatatgggaatcaaattgttaaactcctctctgtactacgcccaagctaatggccagaccgaatcttccaataaagggataattaagttaatcaagaggaagatagaagaacagccaaaaaaatggcatttatgtttgaccgaagccctatgggcatacaggatggcttgccacggggccaccaagatgtccccttatcagttggtgtacggtcacgaagcagtgctaccatgggaattgaggacgGGATCGAGACacacttcgctccaggaccagttggcGACCaatgactactcctcactcatgaaaagggaacttgatgacttggctggccaacgattgagagctttgataagtattgaagaaaacaagaagaaagtggccagatggtatgataagaaggtcaaagtcaagcaattctctccgggagacctggtatggaagttagtgttgccgatcgggtcaaaagatcctaaattcggtaagtggtcccctacgtgggaagggccatataaaatcggcagatgtgctctaggaaacgcttatattctggaaacgatcgaaggagaagagtttactagggctttgaacggaagatacttgaaaaggtactaccctagtatatgggtcggagcataaggatcaatcatgacaaacaaacacacagccgatacaaaaagaATCGTCTAAAGAAAaaacataatcgtccaaatcggccgatatattattcggtacggacgatgggttacacggccgacacggtataagtcgcccttagaacaaaaaataattaaccacgcctcttcttaagctctctctcaacccgacctagttctatcagaagacggatgtgctgttcttctatctctttcatcgcggcctccgcttcaacttgacgggggagaggatgactccggtccattaccggacgtgatgttcctgctgctacATCTTCAAGGATGATTTGGCGAGGAAGCGtgtgacttctgtcggcttgaggtcgccggtggtcgttGCCGTCAAGGAAgccccagatccgtcggatgtcagcagggacgtgctcttTGAGTTCATCACGATgggccctgattaaatccttgtcttcttgtgacaatgGTTCGTCGGAGTACACgagtccgatggctcgttcgagctcaggactaaggcgccgcGGCTGGGAAAAGCAACAATATACATATGGCCGCCGAAGATGTGATTCTCTTCAGAGGAATTAAACTGAGAAAGAGAATGAaggcaaatcttttacctgattaacagaggaaaaggaagaggatgaagaagacatgactgaaaagcGCACCGACGAGAACAAGTCAGGAaagatgaagccgagctagacGGGTACTCTCAAAACGGGGGCCTAGGCCGGTGTTTATAAGAAGAGAAGGCGTGggtgtttggtaagacgcgtcccatcagaagtaaaaagggtaataaataagggggcaccgcaaaggacggtcaaaggaggtattaatgttcgtacaagactaccagtgcttttacaggtcgcccagaagggcgttgatagccgcaatcgctcgacgccggatctgatcggccgaatctaGGACCCGTTGATCATcctccgccgatccagggacttctgacatgtggcggtggagtttgagagcttcgtgagccaggtgctgcctctcccatttcagatcggcgatgacggaaggaagttcctgaagcctcttctcttcggcgtttattgctttggtcacctgctccatctccttggcaagctctgctcttcAGCGTTTGAGGcaatctatcgtgccgacgattccCGGGCGAGAGTCCTCTAGAAAGtggatccgttgatgcacctcttgagcttgacgcttgtacgtgtcttcttcttcacgagtcttgctcaacttggcgcgatcggccatgtgacacagggccctaaagaccggaatcctcattgactcgatatatgcggccggcgccaaggcttcttccgcttcttctggtactcgcccgctgacttcaccaaaaagctgccgaatcggcgaggcatcttctactaatcggccgatgtcctcttgaagaagggatcgtatgctctcgagcttggcacggacgtcgtcAAGAACGGAACTCAAAGTGACCTAACGGGAAgtgacttcctcgtcatcggagagggTGACCGCGAACGAGAAAAGGCTATTGTtggggggtgtcctgttcctggaaaatcgtaaataaaaaagaagacaagtcagccgatggtgatagcaaatcggccggtTAAGGGTGGgaaatctcttacctccttaaaacggatttcttcaagcTGCGTTTGAGAGACCGTTACCCTCGACTCAGGGGCTGGTGCCACTggttcgtcagaagaagaagattctaCAATAATTGGCACTTTGCTTGGGCCAGCTTCTCGAAGGATGACCAATGGTTGATTAGGTGGGGCGCTTGATGTACTGGTAACCTGTATCAAAATTTAAtaagagcatcatccaaatactagaagaATGGGCTGAAGGATGGTATACCTCGGTAGATGGAAATGCTGGCGTTTCGTCGACCGCTTGGGCTACTGCCGATTGCTGGGGGTCCACGAGggtgatttgtgcagtctaataTAAGAAGAGTGAGTATAAGAGATGGCGGTCAGAAAGATCGGAtcacaagtttacctgcatggcctcTACCAGTAATGAcgcagcggctgctccggcttctgtggCAACTTGAATGTCGACTTCTCCAGCAGTTGGAAGGGGCGGTGCgaccgaagtttctgccgatgtaatcataggaggatcggccgattctatacgagctcgtacttggcgactggtcttcttgacaaccTTCTTCTGCGACTGCTTCGCTCGACCGGCAATAACGTCCACGGAAGgagcatgatagccgataagggggaaggtggtatatggataacggtcctctatcggccggccactccggctgcgttttgggggaacgcggttCTCAGACTGAGTCAACAGCAAGAGTTAGTATATACGTTTAACAACATTAATAGGGAATGAAAATCGGCGAGGAagaaatacctcggcattcgggtcgatgttggctagatcaagaaggttgcagtatgtcgatgcagaagtgcagaacatgtactgtttccattcggcccaccatagcttgaatggttgaacggcgaagggggctactatccattcattcaggtctatggtactggagtctgggatccgatcttgcagccgattatagtcaaggcccttggtgagttcatctctgaactttgctcggccggtgaagtatgcctgaatcggcaattgacccatgccgaattgtcgtgttgcaacggaggggttgtagaactcatacgtaggggcatccttccccgagaagaagttggccggtaagattcccggtttgattaatttgtctgtgaggtcttcgtcgaatcggccagtagtcgagtcaaagcaagaagggagctcaaagattgggtcatccctctgataaggaaaccagacagttgcatcttcactaaagccattataaaaacactggaagtactcggccaccttggtagcagagtacgagcaaccggagaaggctgatgccgcttcaccgaaggatgtacatcggcgtcggacagtgggattctctgccgattcaatgttggggaacgtcatgtgctctactcgctgctgagaaatcttgctcatgtacaggttaagccataagttgataaaccaccagggtccaccagggtttccaatcggctccccttgggataattttacgccgatttggtgaagcatgtggtaggctgctcccagtagGTGCTTTCCGAGGGGAACGGAAGTCCCTGccgataatgcctcggccagagcttgagtgttggtggacggaccagctgctctcccacagaagaagtgtttctccagccacatcatcaggaaggccgtgtgctctctgttctcgaccgatccggcccttctgttgcatctgatgaaaccaTTCCATccaccgattccccttgtgtccagccgatgagatgttGTGGCTaaaaggcgaaaaggggtgtccggggaggaaatgtccaggccggtcagcaagactacatcagccagagtgggggtcatgggtccgtgtccaaaaagtaatgcattgagagcatcggaccagaagtaagaagctgccatcactaatggctcgttccgttccatttgggacaaggatagatcgatgcactggccgattttgagctcgtcccattggaccttcttagaggcggctatccgttggtaccattccctccagccgggagtttcatttggagctccgcctcgcccgacccctgaggtctgggatcggatgcgcccgaccctccaagggaggatctccgcctcgcctgaccttaggtcctagggtcggagtagtctgaGCCCTCTACACATGGGTCCTAATCGattgtcccttgccgatgaggtgaatagaaatcggccgattaggaggctggaataattgggccggtgtgggcctaaagaggattacgaagatgaagagggaatcagcccatgaagagtGCGATagtcgacctagtacgaatcgtacttgtaaatattcgttttctgtttaaatttagggatagagttctaatcggataagaagtcatttgtaacgggctataaatagccacccttgtagatctgtaatcatcatcaactcaatacaacaaactactacttcctcatacttactttcaaaccggcgacttcgccaatacttttctcttttcacgagttcgtacgggttggcggggctgcatcaacttgacctccggccgatcttgtaagttccgcttatcgaataatttctaagctttaacttcgggcgcatcgttgtcgtttcgtttagatttattcatcagttatcgatatttactagaattttaggtcttacctgttgttctggttttatcactagttatccagctaggaatcggcaatttcggcttttcttgtatttcGTCATTTGATCTATTTATtccacgcatagccgattagatctgttcctagtgttgttactgtagcgttgtttagattactgcagcagttttctttattaacgctgcccggtaatcggctgcatcatagccgatttctttattacggcaaatcggccgattcgctgataagctttctcgagatcggaaccttagccgatcgcaacctctgggatctgacacgtttctttccttgccaatcaacaggtcggattggctggcacgccgcgcgaactgcagcagggcgatcacccgaacaggagctaagcagattctcccgggtcgtgtgtccgacgctggaaATTCGATCggtcgatttctagcgccaacacatatGCATAAAAGAAATGTGACTAGTAGTCAGTCAATATATGTTCAAACAAAGTTAAAAATTTGTATTCTAATTTTGACCAATTCTACAGAAAATAATTTAACATATACAATAtcaaagaaatataataaatatCAAATCATTTTTTGTGAGGAGTAAATACGAGGGCATATTTCACGATGAATTTAATAAAAACTAATAAAATTATGGTATAGATATCGATATATTTTTCAACAAACTTGATCAGTGTTAGCAAAGTTTTACTTAGAATAAGACTAAATGTTTTATATTTTCGAACGGAGAGAGAAGTGCATGGACTGTAGTCATATACTAAACtagcttttcattttttttctgtagTACGTAAAGAAAGAAATTACAGTGCAATCGGCGTGCAGATGGCATCGTCACAAATGACGGTACATACATGAGACCTGACACTACAATGCGTCGACGGCCTCTTGCTGGATTTAACTAGGCAATAACGCAAACTCTTCTCTGGCGGTTCCAAAGAAGCTAGATGTAATTAATCCTTTTGATTCGCCACATGGTCACTCTGGTGGTAGAACATATGGTTCTCCTGATTCCATTACCAGGATGAAAACGCGGATATGCTTCCCTCCATCCCCTCCGGCACGTTAGCTATAAATACACGCAGCATGCACGGCCATTGTAGCGGCACTGCGCAATCTACCAGCACGCCACCAGCAGCAGATCGTCATGAACCTGCTCGACGAGACGCCTCCAATGGCGGCGATGCTGTTCCTCGTGTTCTTCCTAGCCTTCCTCGCGCTGCTTCACCTCGCGACGAAGCAGCGTGCTAGGAGACCAAagaacaagcagcagcagcaatcggCGGCTGTTGGTAGTGATATTGATCATGATCATGGTCGCCGCCTCCCACCTTCGCCCCCGGCACTGCCGGTGATCGGGCACCTCCACCTCGTCGGCTTCCTTCCGCACGTCGCCCTCCGCGGCCTCGACGCCAGGTACGGCCACGACGGCCTCCTGCTCGTGCGCCTCGGCTCCGTGCCCACGCTCGTTGTCtcctccccgcgcgccgccgaggccgtcATGCGCACGCACGACCACCGCCTCGCCTCGCGGCCGCCGTCCACCTCCGCCCGCGCGCTCCTCAACGGCTCCCTCGACGTCGCCTTCGCCGTGTACGGCGAGCACTGGCGACAGGCGAAGAAGCTGCTTACCACGCACCTGCTCACCGTCCGGAAGGTGCAGTCCTACCGGGCCGGCCgcgaggaggaggtgcggcTGGCGATGGCCAAGgtcggcgacgcggcggcggcgggccgggccgTGGACATGAGCGAGCTGCTCTACGCCTTCACCACCGACATCATGTGTCGCGCGGTGTCGGGAAGGTTCTTTAAGGTCGGCGGCCGGGCCAGGCTCTTCCGCGAGCTCCTCAACGCCACGGCCGGCCTCATCGGCGGCTTCAACGCGGAGGATTACTTCCCGTGGTTGCTCCGGTTCGGCGTCTTCAGGAGAGCCATATGCGCCAGGGCCGACAAGGTGAGGAGGAGATGGGATGAGCTTCTGGACATGGTGATCGATGATCACGAAGGCAAGCTGGTGCAGCAGCAGGAGCCTGACTTCATTGAGGTTCTCCTCTCTCATCAGCATGAGTACGGCCTCACCAGAGACCACCTGAAGGCGATGCTCATTGTAAGAAACTCCTCATGGACCATGTTCTCGATCAACCTGCATGCATATCCATGTATATTGACTACTTATAATTTGCAGGACACACAAACAAGCACATAAACTCATAAATTTTATACAAGGAATTATCTAGTTTGTAACTATTGTTTGGTGCATTGAAATTTATACCAACCACTCACAGCAACGATTATACTTTCCATTTCCATCACTTCACAGGCACCAATCAATGGTGTAAAACTGTACATCGACTCCACCGATCCATATAAGTCGCATATGATTCACTATGTTTCtacttaaaaataaatttttagaGTATGCATTTGATGACTATTATCTCCGATCCACAGAATATAAGTTTTTTTAGAGTACGCATCAGCTAATTTCTTTATGGAATATTATATAATTGATTCGTGTATAAGCTCATTGCTACTAAACCAAACATAAATTTTTTTCACAATATTATTTTTTTGGGGATATTGTGCATTATGTTTACAAACATCATTAGtggttcgggaaaaaggaacatTAGTCAAGCTTGCTATCACCTTGGCTTCCATGTCAATATCGGAGGGAGCAAGTGATAAGAAATTCTCTCAGGCTACCGAGGAACAGTATCTCCCTTTCTATAAATTAATACTTGTCCGTCCATCCAGAATCTGGACACACAACAA
Proteins encoded in this window:
- the LOC117844262 gene encoding indole-2-monooxygenase, yielding MNLLDETPPMAAMLFLVFFLAFLALLHLATKQRARRPKNKQQQQSAAVGSDIDHDHGRRLPPSPPALPVIGHLHLVGFLPHVALRGLDARYGHDGLLLVRLGSVPTLVVSSPRAAEAVMRTHDHRLASRPPSTSARALLNGSLDVAFAVYGEHWRQAKKLLTTHLLTVRKVQSYRAGREEEVRLAMAKVGDAAAAGRAVDMSELLYAFTTDIMCRAVSGRFFKVGGRARLFRELLNATAGLIGGFNAEDYFPWLLRFGVFRRAICARADKVRRRWDELLDMVIDDHEGKLVQQQEPDFIEVLLSHQHEYGLTRDHLKAMLIDIFFGGTDTSYIVLEFVMAELLRNPRVMSTLQAEIRKCVPEGQQMVTEDDLSGLPYLKAVINETLRLHPPAPLLAPHYSMTDVHVDGYMIPAKIPILVNAWALGRDKSVWEDAEQFKPERFIGMGSDVDINFKGNDFKFLPFGAGRRICPGTNFSISTLEIMVANLMYRFNWEVPPGMGCIDMTEMFRLTVHRKEKLILVPKMHVVV